The Leifsonia sp. ZF2019 DNA segment ACGACCGCCTTGACGACGTCGCCCTTCTTGACGTTGCCGCCGGGGATCGCGTCCTTGACCGTGGCGACGATGACGTCGCCGAGGCCGGCGTAGCGACGGCTCGAACCGCCGAGCACACGGATGGTCAGGAGCTCCTTCGCACCGGTGTTGTCGGCGACCTTGAGTCGGGATTCCTGCTGAATCACTTGGCCTTCTCCAGAATCTCAACCAGGCGCCACCGCTTGCTGGCGCTCAGGGGGCGGGTCTCGTTGATGAGGACGAGGTCGCCGATGCCGGCGGTGTTGTTCTCATCGTGCGCCTTCACCTTGGAGGTGCGGCGGATGACCTTGCCGTACAGGGGGTGCTTCACGCGGTCCTCGACCTCGACGACGATGGTCTTGTCCATCTTGTCGCTGACGACGTAGCCGCGGCGGGCCTTGCGGTACCCGCGGACGAGGGCCTCGTCGGCCGCCGACTCCGCGGCCGCGGCCTTGGTGGTCTCAGCCATTACTTGGCCTCCTCAGTCTCGTTCTCGGCGACCTCGGCGGCCGCGGGGGCCTCCTTCTTCGCCTTGCTGCTCTTCTTGGCGGCCTTCGCGTCAGCGACCTCGGCGGGAGCCGGGGTGGCGCGGATGCCGAGCTCGCGCTCGCGGATGACCGTGTAGATGCGAGCGATGTCGCGCTTCACGGCGCGCAGGCGGCCGTGGCTCTCGAGCTGGCCGGTGGCCGACTGGAAGCGCAGGTTGAACAGCTCCTCCTTGGCCTTCTTCAGCTCGTCGACCAGACGGTCGTCTTCGAAAGTGTCGAGCTCGCTCGGGGCGAGCTCCTTGGAACCGATCGCCATTACGCGTCGCCCTCCTCGCGCTTGATGATGCGTGCCTTGAGGGGCAGCTTGTGGATTGCACGGGTCATGGCCTCGCGGGCGAGGTCCTCGGAGACGCCCGAGACCTCGAAGAGAACGCGACCCGGCTTGACGTTGGCGACCCACCACTCGGGCGAACCCTTACCGGAACCCATTCGGGTCTCGGCCGGCTTCTTCGTGAGCGGACGGTCGGGGTAGATGTTGATCCACACCTTGCCGCCACGCTTGATGTGACGCGTCATGGCGATACGAGCGGACTCGATCTGACGGTTGGTCACATAAGCGGGCGTCAGGGCCTGGATGCCGAACTCGCCGAAGGAGACCTTCGTGCCGCCGGTCGCCTGGCCGCTACGGCCGGGGTGGTGCTGCTTGCGGTGCTTGACTCTGCGTGGGATCAACATGGTTATGCCTCAACTCCTGCTGCGGCCGGCGCGGTCTCCGCGGCGGGGGCGTTGCCCCGGCCACCGCGACGCGGGCGGTCGTTGCGCTCGCGCGACGGCTTGGCGTTCGCCTGCTCGCGAGCCAGTTCCTTGTTCGTGATGTCGCCCTTGTAGATCCACACCTTGACACCGATGCGACCGAAGGTGGTCTTGGCCTCGTAGAAGCCGTAGTCGATGTTGGCGCGGAGCGTGTGGAGCGGCACCCGGCCTTCGCGGTAGAACTCCGAGCGGCTCATCTCGGCGCCGCCGAGACGGCCGGACACCTGGATGCGGACACCCTTGGCGCCGGCGCGCTGGGCGCCCTGCAGGCCCTTGCGCATCGCGCGGCGGAACGCCACACGTGCGGCGAGCTGCTCGGCGATGCCCTGGGCGACGAGCTGAGCGTCGGCCTCGGGGTTCTTGACCTCGAGGATGTTCAGCTGGATCTGCTTGCCCGAGAGCTTCTCGAGGTCGGCGCGGATGCGCTCGGCCTCGGCGCCACGACGACCGATCACGATGCCCGGACGGGCCGTGTGGATGTCCACGCGGACGCGGTCACGGGTGCGCTCGATCTCGATGCGGGACACGCCCGCGCGGTCGAGCGACGTCTTGAGCAGCGTGCGGATCTTGACGTCCTCGGCGAGGTAGTCGCTGTAGCGCTGACCCTTCTTCGTGCTGTCCGAGAACCAGCGCGACACGTGGTCGGTGGTGATCCCGAGACGGAAGCCGTAGGGGTTTACTTTCTGGCCCATTAGTTGCTCCCCTTCTTCACGGCGTTTGCCTTGGTAGCGGGCTTGGCGTCCTCGACCTCATCCGGCGTCGCGAGGACGATCGTGATGTGGCTGGTGCGCTTGTTGATGCGGAAGGCCCGACCCTGTGCGCGCGGCTGGAACCGCTTGAGGGTGGTGCCCTCGTCCACGAAGGCGCGGCTCACGTAGAGGTCCTGCTCGTCCAGGTAGGTGTTGGACTGGTCCGCCTTGACGCGCGCGTTGGCGATGGCCGACGCGACCAGCTTGTACACCGGCTCGCTCGC contains these protein-coding regions:
- the rplV gene encoding 50S ribosomal protein L22; this translates as MVESIARVRHIRVTPMKARRVVNLIRGKQAQEALAILKFAPQSASEPVYKLVASAIANARVKADQSNTYLDEQDLYVSRAFVDEGTTLKRFQPRAQGRAFRINKRTSHITIVLATPDEVEDAKPATKANAVKKGSN
- the rpsC gene encoding 30S ribosomal protein S3; protein product: MGQKVNPYGFRLGITTDHVSRWFSDSTKKGQRYSDYLAEDVKIRTLLKTSLDRAGVSRIEIERTRDRVRVDIHTARPGIVIGRRGAEAERIRADLEKLSGKQIQLNILEVKNPEADAQLVAQGIAEQLAARVAFRRAMRKGLQGAQRAGAKGVRIQVSGRLGGAEMSRSEFYREGRVPLHTLRANIDYGFYEAKTTFGRIGVKVWIYKGDITNKELAREQANAKPSRERNDRPRRGGRGNAPAAETAPAAAGVEA
- the rpsQ gene encoding 30S ribosomal protein S17, with the translated sequence MAETTKAAAAESAADEALVRGYRKARRGYVVSDKMDKTIVVEVEDRVKHPLYGKVIRRTSKVKAHDENNTAGIGDLVLINETRPLSASKRWRLVEILEKAK
- the rplN gene encoding 50S ribosomal protein L14 produces the protein MIQQESRLKVADNTGAKELLTIRVLGGSSRRYAGLGDVIVATVKDAIPGGNVKKGDVVKAVVVRVRKNTRRQDGSYIKFDENAAVILKNDGDPRGTRIFGPVGRELRDKKFMKIISLAPEVL
- the rpmC gene encoding 50S ribosomal protein L29, whose product is MAIGSKELAPSELDTFEDDRLVDELKKAKEELFNLRFQSATGQLESHGRLRAVKRDIARIYTVIRERELGIRATPAPAEVADAKAAKKSSKAKKEAPAAAEVAENETEEAK
- the rplP gene encoding 50S ribosomal protein L16, whose amino-acid sequence is MLIPRRVKHRKQHHPGRSGQATGGTKVSFGEFGIQALTPAYVTNRQIESARIAMTRHIKRGGKVWINIYPDRPLTKKPAETRMGSGKGSPEWWVANVKPGRVLFEVSGVSEDLAREAMTRAIHKLPLKARIIKREEGDA